The Setaria viridis chromosome 9, Setaria_viridis_v4.0, whole genome shotgun sequence sequence TTCTTACTTGTAACTCCTGATGCTTTGTATATGCTTTCCAGCTTGCCTAACAAAAATGAGGCACACAAACCGGCCGCCCTTGCTCAAAGGCAGTGTGGCCTGTGGGAGCCGGCTGGTAGGATTAACGGGGTGTTTAGTTACTTGAcgtcttctaaaatttctttcacatcgaatatttgatattaattaaaagtattaaatatagattatttataaaatcaattacacagatagagactgatttgcgagacgaatctattaagcctaacattcttctcgtgaattagcctccatctgtgtaattagttttataattagttcatatttaatttttttaattaacatccgaatattaCATCAATTTTAATCTGGACTAGAACCAAACCTCGCACCTCAAGCAAAGCTAGCTTCAGTCCAGGCCAGTCCCGCGGCTGCATGCTCGCCACTGTTTGCCTGTGCATGTGCCTGGCGCCGGCCGGCACAATGAGCTCAAGCTTTTCACGCCCCCGGCCCGAGACGAGTCCCACCCACACCCGAGACGGAGTCCCCCGGGCCCGAGATCGAGTCCCATCCATACACCGCCTCCTCTCCCATAACGCGAGGAGGCGAAGGAGTAGCGGCGGAGGAGTAGCGCCGCCGCGCAAGACGAAAGAGAGCTCGCCGCCGCATGTCGTCGATGTTGTCCGCGCTTTCGAATTGGTTGGTGAACCCGCGCCGCAACCCGCTCGCGCGCCTCCACATGCACGCCGTCTCCTCGCGCCTCAGGAAATACGGTAATCCCGGATCCGATCTGACCTTCTTGTTCCCCTGATCTGAATGGTGGTGCGTTTTGGTTCTGCTTCGTGTGTCTGGTGATCCGGGTGATTCGATCCATAAGGGCTGAGGTACGACGACCTGTACGACCCGTACTTCGACCTGGACATCAAGGAGGCGCTCGGGAGGCTGCCTAGGGAGGTCGTCGACGCCCGCATCCAGCGCCTCAAGCGCTCCATGGACCTCTCCATGAAGCACCAGTACCTCCCCGAGGACCTCCAGGTTCGTGCCCGTTGATTTCCCCCATGCCCTGATCCGGATCTCTTGATTCATATGTGCGTCGTGGTTGTTCTGAATGTGGCGTGCGGGATTGCATGAGATAGGTTCTAGGCCGGTGACTCGTTGTCTGTGTAATGTGGTAGACGACTGCATGTTTAGGGAAAAATGTGTAGGGTAATGTATTTGGATTGTACATGCGATCCAGATGATTCTACCTGCCTGAAGTTTTGTTTTGTCCATCAGGCTAATCTACGTTGCAGCTCCATGAATATAGTTGTGTACAAAACCAGTGAAACTAGAAGGTGAAATATTCTGAATAGGGTGGACGTTTCAACTAAATTTCAACGAGAGATGGAATTGCAGCGAGCATTGGAATGAGAATGGTGGCGATTAGGATAGCATATGCCCTCACCCTGATGTTGCGATTGATTCCAGGATTCTTATGAATGTATGCTTTGTATATACCATATCCAAGTGTAGTTTGCATCACAGCTAGGAGGGAGTATCATAAAACATTTTAAGCATTCATATGCCTGTTTATTCAGTTTACCATTTTGGTTTGCAAATTCTCGTCCTTGCTTTATATTAATGCTTGCCCTACATTTTTCCCTGAAGATGTTCCACTTAGTAATTATTAGATGAAtgctaaatctaatttttgtttcttttcttcagccTCGCAGATATTTGTAGATTGATGTAGCAAAAGCTTTTAGTTTATTTAAAATATTGATTTCCAATGTGTGAAATCATATCGTTATCAGCTGGATGTTCttgattttttcttctttatggGCATGAATTTCTTATTGGGTACTCTTTTCACATCATGTAATGCATGCAATTACATGAGTTTTTGTTTAGTATAACCTTACAAACTCACATATTCTGAGACATTTACTTTCTTTTCACAGGCTGTGCAGACCCCATTCAGAGGCTATTTGAGTGACATGTTGGCTCTGGTAAGTATCTTCTCTGCTGCATGCCTTTGTCATTTCACCTGTCCTAAATGCCAGTGTACCAATATCTTTTTTTATGGCATAAGGGAGCTAGTCTACATGATGCCTTTTCCCTTATCCTTATCATGTATCAAGTGTTAACTCAAGCCACTTTAGGTTACGCGTCAGCATGTCATTTGCAATGATAAAGCTTATCTCATCATGACAGCCAGGATATCCTGACTTTTTCTTTTGTTGGTGTGTGCCTTATCTTACTGTTATTCTCATAGGGTGCATGACAGCATGAATATCAGCCTCACTCATTTTCGTGATCATTACCctttttttagcatttttttcaTTATTACTGTTTTACTTTCGCAAATCAATGCTCGGTGCAAGCTGGAAAGTCATAGCCTTTTCAAATCCATGGACAGCGTATGCATGATTTCAGTTAATATTGTCTAAATCAAACATTTTTTAGATAACATTGCAACACAACATGATATTGTTGCAACTCAGGAGTAGAATGTTAActgcaaatatgcaatgcatgccTTTAGTGGCCTTTGTTTGATATCTTACGTTTCTGGCAGGTGAAAAAGGAGAACGCTGAGCGTGAAGCACTGGGAGCCCTTCCGCTTTACCAGAGAACCATTCCTTAAAATGCTGCCTAGACGCGCCCACAAGGCCACAAGTTTTCTCTTTACGAAACACCAAAAtgcatgaaataatatgcaGTGGATGAAACTGTTTTTCCTTACTATCAAGTTACATTTTACTTGTTGATGCAATTACGCATTGACTGTCGCCTGTAGTTCTGTTTCCCCTCTCTAATTAATGGGAACAAATTATGTGTTCCACCCTTATTAACTTGTTATGAAATCTTCAGCTGCTGAGTAACTGTTATAGCGTTATGTCGTTTGATCTTGCATTTCTGTTCCATTTATGAGTACTTGTATATCATCCATTTATGCAAAACCCTGTGTGCACTTTCACCGTTGTGCGCTGTTGCCAGCCAAGATGATGGTGTTGGTTATCTGCCTATCCTTTCTCCATTTGTCACCTGTATGTACTTGCCCAAATTTAATTTTGGCATGATTTTTTCAACCGAATTGTGTTCATTTGTAGAAAACCTATACGCTGGAGATGCAATTTTTCTTCTGCAACTTTTAACACTGAAAATGTGCAGATtgatttccaaaaaaaagtccTGTTTACGGGTAGGGATTTACTCTAGGAAATTCGTCCTTCCGTTTGAAACAGTGGGGATCATACGAGAAATTTGTACGAATTTATCGAAATTTTGGATTAATGTGTATGCTACAAATCCTCACTACACAGGCTATTGGACATTTTCTATGCGAATCTTCTCTAGTCGGAATCGTTGTGGAGATGCGATCAGCCGACCATGCGAGCGTTTAGTTCGCCGCATGAAACGTCCGGCTGACAAGCGGGCTCCACATGGCGTCGGCTGAGTCAGCTGCCTCGTCCACGTATGCAGCAGCCGGGTGATAAAGCTATGAAACTGCGAACTGCCCGCGGCAAACTTGCAAACAAAATTTACAGCAGCGGCAGCGAATCCTTCCAAGCCCGGCGGCTAGATCCACGCGGCGGCAAGGTAGGTAGACGGAGGCGCCCGCCTTCGTGCCGTGCGcgcctccccttcccttcccggCTCCCCGCCCGCGCCAAGGCCACGAATTGGGGAGGCGGGGAGGCTCGTTTCTGATTTTGGGAGGGGGTCAGTTTCGATTCATGACGGTGCGGCCGGGGTGGGTGGTGTGGGTGGCgcgggggtcggcggcggcgtggcagcGGGTGGCGTGCAACCCGGAGATGCTGCCGCCTGACCGCGTCCTCGCGCTCATCTGCTGCgcgccgctccacctcctcgcGCGGGTCGCGGCCTTCCTCTGCGTCCCCTTCCTCCCCGGGCCGGCCCGCGCCCCactccgaccccgccgccgcagccgcgcctTCCTCGTCCTCCGGCCTCCGGAGCTCGTGCCACACCCCTTCACTTACTCCTCCaactcctcgtcctcgtcttccgaggatgacgatgacgacATCCACGAACACGTCGGTTGAGGTATGCGGTTGCCCGACGCTTGTGGTTTCCTATCCGATCGCTGACTGCACTGTAAATTAGCCTGGTCTAGTGTTCTCGTCCTAGTTGTGGTTGGAGTCTGGATGCTCATCCAGTCATCCAAATGGGCGCAAATTCAGTATCAGCTATCTGACTACTTGGTCCAAATGGAGTAATGGACTTTCCATTGGGTTATCAGCTTGAACAGCATCAAACAATCTGTTCTAAGTTCATATGTTGGCAATCACTGTTAAGGGTATGTTCGCAATGGGGCCAACAATGTGGCGAAATGAACTGTACTCTGATAAAATTTGTTATTCAGTTATGGGTAATCAAACTCCTATAAGTTAGCAGTATGACTTGCATCCTGGTGAAATTTAGGTGACATTGGCATGTCCAAACTCCGAAGGATATGTATTGAGACAATGGGCATAACATATTGAAATATTCGCTTACCTTAAGGACAAGCATGATATTGATTCTGTTGTCCTTTTGATTATTTAATGTTCATTGATCATTTTCCAGATCTGCACATGGATGTAACTCAGTAGAACACTTGCTATGGTCAGTTCATAGGTCAAAAGGATGTTAGTTGTCGATTTGAATCAATTTTGACTTCATGCCTTTTTTGAATGTCTATCTACATAGATCATTTTTCAGAGATGCAAATGGGTGTAACTAGTAACACACTTGTTATAGTCATTTGTAGGTCAAAGAGGAAAAAACAGAGATACGCCTTTCAGAGAAAACATCTATTCTTGCGTTTTTGCTAGTAGGCTTCCAGTCAGTCAAACCTTTGTGGGAGCGAAAGGTGATCCTGATGTCCTATACATACTCAGTTGACTGTAGCGTGCTTCCTTCTTAAGATCTTAGAATTAAGACCATGGAATTAGCTATCTTGTGCAAACTAATGCATGCGAGTGCATGCTACGTTCACTCTTTATGATTTATCTTTGCTACAGTATCTTGCTTCAATGTTATTAGAGCTAGTTTGCATTGTACTGTGGATAGTAGTACGAGCTGTGATATCCTCAACTTTCCAATATGATGTCTTTGTCTATGAGAGACAGGGACGGAGCTAGTAGGGGGGCTTGCAGGGGCCATGCCCCCCCTCATGGCCTCAACTTTTCTACTATGTGCCTTTATCTTAGGAAGGAATTAACTGCATATTCTAATATTTGGTGTATGAATTAACTTTGTTGGCCCCCCTAATCTTCCAATCCTAGCTTCGTCCCTGCTGAGAGAGGAAACATGTTATTGGCTTTGTGAACTATTTGGCCAAATTATTGTGTACTTGACCTTGAGCTGCACCTATTTTGTGGCTGTACTTTGTTAATCCTTAAAATTAATCTGTTACCTCAATAAGCTATTATCCTCATTAGTGAATCTAAGCTACTGAAACAAGTCTTTTTAATTTGTTGTAGATTCGTCCATTCATCTCAAATTTCCATCTGTTTCAGGTTGCATGAGGATAAGGCTCGGAAATGGAGAATTTGGGGGCTTCAGGAGCGAAGAATGAACACTTGCATGTGGTACTGGATTGTGATCCACTCGCCCTTCTATCTTGTGGTGTCCAGAACTCAACATTCCGGGGTTGTTCATTGTTAATAAGTATAAGTCAGAGGCTCTGCAAAAAGGATAccaaaggattttttttttgccgcgCGCGCCGCAGCGCGCCGGACGCCGACTGCTcaccccgcgccggccgcgcctgccGCCGGTCGCCCCACGCTGGTCACCCCGCGCGCTAACTTAGGTGTAGTCTTGGCCATGTCCTTGAAGGAGTTGCTTGGCGGCACAGCAAGCGCTGGAGGTTGCTGCGAACTGGTGCTCACATTGTCGGATTTTGTCCTTGACAGGGTAGGCTTTGAGGCTGCATCGAGGAATGGTTGTGCCCTGCTGCCATGGATGGATGAGCCCATGGTCCGTGACCGGCCAGCGCTGGACAATGACGGACGCTGCACTTCTGGGGAGCCAGAGGCTGCCACTGATGACGCCGAGGAGCCAAATTTGCGGACCGGGAGTTTGGGACCGACCGTGCCCGCCTAGCACCATAAAGGAGCGATGTAGCGACCTGCGGCGAGCTGGTGCTTGAATGAGCGATGGAGCTCGGGACCGACCGCGCCTGCCTTAGGAAGCTGCTGGTGCGAGAAATCGAACAGAGGAGCGATGGAGCTCGGGACCGACCGCGCTTGCCTTAGGAAGCTGCTGGTGCGAGAAATCGAACAGAAGCGGCCGGGATACGGTGGATTTGGCCGGCGACGAGCTGTGCATGAAGGAGCGATGGAGCTCTGTTATGGAGGTAGAGGCGGTCTCTGTTTCGAAGGTAGGCCCAATTACGATGATGTGATAAATATTGGGGAGTAATTTTTAGCATTATGTTGTGGTTTTATATGTTTTTAAGGGAAagatttttttagcatagctcCCAATActgggaagaattttttaggttTTGAAGTTTCTCTTATTTCGTTTAACTCAAAGCAACCGATCCTGATCACCTGGTCACCCCACCCGAGAAACCCTAGCTCTATTTCGGCCGCATCGATCGATTCATCC is a genomic window containing:
- the LOC117835156 gene encoding cytochrome b-c1 complex subunit 7, whose translation is MSSMLSALSNWLVNPRRNPLARLHMHAVSSRLRKYGLRYDDLYDPYFDLDIKEALGRLPREVVDARIQRLKRSMDLSMKHQYLPEDLQAVQTPFRGYLSDMLALVKKENAEREALGALPLYQRTIP